A stretch of Cicer arietinum cultivar CDC Frontier isolate Library 1 chromosome 5, Cicar.CDCFrontier_v2.0, whole genome shotgun sequence DNA encodes these proteins:
- the LOC101503740 gene encoding probable long-chain-alcohol O-fatty-acyltransferase 5, which translates to MDGEIERFIKVWITSTTCLCYCYYISSKIPKGFLRLLSILPILYLFLILPLNLSSFHLGAPTTFFLVWLSTFKLILFSFNQPPLFPLPNNIFHFISIASLPIYPQPPNQNQNTKKYKKPNLPFTCLKVVILATIICCYHYREHIHPNLILILYCCHMYLGLELVLALSAAPVRTVFGFEIEPQFNEPYLSTSLQDFWGRRWNLMVTRVLRPAVYNPVRHVSNFFVGPMFAASVATLATFVVSGLMHEVIYYYLARVPPTWEVTWFFVLHGVCTSVEVVVKKVVLRRGWKLHRAVSGLFTVAFLAVTGNWLFFPQLVRNGVDKKAIQEYTIMVDFVKDKLQLLFR; encoded by the coding sequence ATGGATGGTGAAATTGAGAGATTCATTAAGGTATGGATTACATCCACAACATGTCTATGTTATTGTTATTACATATCATCCAAAATCCCAAAAGGCTTCCTAAGGCTTCTCTCTATCCTCCCAATTCTCTACCTCTTCCTCATCCTTCCTTTAAACCTCTCTTCCTTTCACCTTGGTGCCCCCACAACCTTCTTCCTTGTTTGGCTTTCCACTTTCAAACTCATCCTTTTCTCCTTCAACCAACCCCCACTTTTCCCTCTCCCAAACAACATCTTCCATTTCATTTCCATTGCCTCCCTTCCAATTTACCCCCAACCaccaaatcaaaatcaaaacaccaaaaaatacaaaaaaccaAATTTACCCTTTACTTGTCTGAAAGTTGTTATATTGGCCACAATCATATGTTGCTATCATTATAGAGAACACATACACCCTAATCTCATTTTGATCCTCTATTGCTGCCACATGTACCTCGGCTTAGAACTCGTGTTAGCACTTAGTGCAGCACCGGTTCGAACCGTTTTCGGTTTTGAAATCGAACCGCAATTCAACGAACCGTACTTAAGCACTTCGCTTCAAGACTTTTGGGGTCGTAGGTGGAACCTCATGGTAACCCGTGTTCTACGCCCTGCCGTATACAATCCTGTTCGCCACGTCAGCAACTTTTTTGTGGGTCCCATGTTTGCCGCTTCCGTTGCCACGTTGGCAACGTTCGTTGTGTCTGGTTTAATGCACGAGGTTATTTATTATTACCTTGCACGTGTGCCTCCCACGTGGGAAGTCACGTGGTTTTTTGTGCTTCACGGTGTTTGTACTTCCGTTGAGGTTGTTGTTAAGAAGGTTGTTCTCCGGCGTGGGTGGAAGTTACACCGTGCCGTGTCGGGTTTGTTTACGGTGGCGTTTTTGGCTGTTACTGGGAATTGGTTGTTTTTTCCTCAGTTGGTGAGAAATGGTGTTGATAAGAAGGCTATTCAAGAGTATACAATTATGGTTGATTTTGTCAAAGATAAGTTACAATTATtgtttagataa
- the LOC101504069 gene encoding protein ENHANCED DOWNY MILDEW 2 isoform X3, with the protein MKIKKLSEEEVKELARPGFIIDDTDNGTIDETVEESDEEDELFDSVCSICDNGGELLCCDGKCMRSFHANEEDGEESSCVSLGFSRKEVQDIQNFYCKNCEYNQHQCFACGVLGCSDKFTGAEVFKCASATCGFFYHPQCVAKLLHRVVESVPMELARNISKGEPFTCPAHYCCICKEMENRQEHELQFAVCRRCPKSYHRKCLPRKIAFEDIVDENIVTRAWEDLLPNNRILIYCLKHEIDDELGTPIRDHIKFPNVKGTVREINTEEKIKPSTKEVISNKNNGNLPIKRTSAKLSDKMSYGKVGIKNSGKISGSNIPRKKANEAPRRYLNENKRSVSKETERSDYEENQLSLGVQLYDLYQKGSEQVNSGNQVDNVADNTLSIQRTKKLSSAAPQLDADSERRLLALFKEATSSVTLENVIKEHKFASTHTHSLKNVVEKTITAGKLEGSVEAVRTAIRMLEDGHSIREAEAVCGPNVLNQIFKWKDKLKVYLAPVLYGNRYTSYGRHFTQVEKLEGIVDKLHWYVQNGDTIVDFCCGANDFSTLMKKKLEEMGKRCSYKNFDLLPTKNDFNFEMRDWMTVQRKELPSGSRLIMGLNPPFGVKAALANKFIDKALEFEPKLLILIVPPETQRLDKKRSPYNLVWEDERFLSGKSFYLPGSVDANDKQMEQWNVKPPPLYLWSRPDWADKHKQIAQEHGHLFRQPDVSKVVSIDKEKSPSSHTMDEDYVDDIMLDRMLDRDFLKSNNNEDYPFMESKLKGMSSGNVDRESQERQEYLVTKVENTSWKRKENDGRGPAVISPAKRQDISEIHKGVRHHGTSSPLDVEGYQPDIDMLISPDRDAGDIEYTSLEPHSSAGGDGYRHVEPLPSSLMEFGEAYDAPQSWPNVSDPLPDYRLKDLQEHNSRLLGDSAGNLRYRPYPREDDSYLRELETRKQVHPHGLQPPESMSSYLSGHDPAYNQIGSTYSVLGSGSELSYMTSTPAMQRYAPRLDDLNHVRTNSLGPERPIVGGSDAFERSIPQPGYGNVQPGFAAGPPQLYPRHNSSNWSRD; encoded by the exons ATGAAGATTAAGAAACTTTCTGAAGAG GAAGTTAAAGAGCTAGCACGGCCCGGGTTTATAATTGATGATACTGACAATGGTACAATTGATGAAACTGTTGAAGAGTCAGATGAAGAGGACGAGTTATTTGATTCTGTTTGTTCCATTTGTGACAATGGTGGTGAACTTTTGTG TTGTGATGGAAAGTGCATGAGGTCATTTCATGCTAATGAGGAGGATGGTGAGGAATCTTCTTGTGTCTCTCTTGGTTTTAGCCGGAAGGAAGTTCAg GATATCCAAAATTTCTATTGTAAGAATTGTGAATATAATCAACACCAGTGTTTTGCATGTGGCGTACTAGGCTGTTCTGATAAATTTACTGGTGCTGAG GTCTTCAAATGTGCTTCTGCAACCTGTGGTTTCTTCTATCATCCACAATGTGTTGCTAAGTTACTTCACCGGGTGGTTGAGAGTGTTCCGATGGAACTAGCAAGAAATATATCTAAGGGGGAACCTTTCACTTGTCCTGCTCACTATTGCTGTATTTGTAAAGAAATGGAAAACAGGCAAGAGCATGAGTTGCAATTTGCTGTTTGTAGGCGTTGTCCCAAGTCATATCATCGCAAATGTTTGCCAAG AAAGATTGCTTTTGAAGACATAGTGGATGAAAACATTGTAACAAGGGCTTGGGAAGATCTTTTACCAAACAATCGCATTCTTATTTATTGCTT AAAGCATGAGATAGATGATGAACTTGGAACTCCAATAAGAGATCATATAAAATTCCCCAATGTTAAAGGTACTGTTCGAGAAATTAATACTGAGGAGAAGATAAAGCCTTCAACCAAAGAAGTTATATCAAACAAGAACAATGGTAATTTACCTATCAAAAGAACTAGTGCTAAGTTGTCTGATAAAATGTCCTACGGAAAAGTTGGCATAAAAAATTCTGGAAAGATTTCTGGATCCAATATCCCTAGAAAGAAAGCAAATGAAGCACCAAGAAGGTATTTGAATGAAAATAAGAGGTCAGTTTCAAAGGAAACTGAAAGGTCTGACTATGAGGAAAATCAGCTCTCACTGGGTGTGCAACTATATGATCTCTACCAGAAGGGTTCTGAGCAAGTTAATTCTGGTAATCAGGTCGATAATGTAGCTGATAACACCCTGTCTATTCAGCGTACTAAAAAGCTGAGCAGTGCAGCACCCCAATTAGACGCAGATTCAGAGAGGAG ATTATTGGCTTTGTTTAAAGAAGCTACATCATCGGTTACTCTGGAGAATGTCATAAAAGAACATAAATTTGCTTCTACTCATACTCACTCGCTGAAAAATGTTGTGGAGAAGACTATTACAGCAGGGAAGTTAGAAGGGTCAGTTGAG GCTGTTCGAACAGCTATAAGGATGCTGGAGGACGGACACAGCATTCGGGAAGCAGAAGCTGTTTGTGGTCCCAATGTTCTGAACCAGATATTCAAGTGGAAG GACAAGTTGAAAGTATATCTTGCACCTGTTTTATATGGGAATCGCTACACATCTTATGGTCGCCATTTTACACAAGTGGAAAAGCTGGAAGGG ATTGTGGATAAACTCCATTGGTATGTTCAGAATGGTGATACG ATTGTGGACTTCTGTTGTGGTGCTAATGATTTTAGCACTCTCATGAAGAAAAAGCTTGAAGAGATGGGGAAGAGATGCTCGTACAAAAACTTTGATTTACTTCCAACAAAG aatgattttaattttgagatgAGAGATTGGATGACTGTCCAGCGAAAGGAGTTGCCTTCTGGATCACGTTTG ATCATGGGCCTCAATCCCCCCTTTGGGGTTAAAGCAGCTTTGGCTAACAAGTTTATAGACAAGGCTTTAGAGTTTGAGCCTAAGCTCCTGATTCTTATAGTACCACCGGAGACACAGAG GCTGGATAAAAAACGGTCTCCATATAATCTTGTCTGGGAGGATGAGAGGTTTCTATCAGGCAAG TCGTTTTATCTACCTGGATCAGTTGATGCTAATGACAAGCAAATGGAGCAATGGAATGTAAAGCCACCCCCACTCTACCTTTGGAGTCGTCCAGACTGGGCTGATAAACATAAGCAAATAGCCCAGGAGCATGGTCACTTGTTCAGACAGCCCGACGTATCGAAAGTGGTAAGCATTGATAAGGAGAAATCACCATCAAGTCATACTATGGATGAAGactatgttgatgatatcatgcTGGACCGTATGCTGGATCGTGATTTCTTGAAGTCAAATAACAATGAAGATTACCCATTTATGGAAAGCAAGCTGAAAGGCATGTCTAGTGGAAACGTTGATCGAGAGAGTCAAGAGAGACAGGAGTATTTGGTGACTAAGGTTGAGAACACCTCatggaaaaggaaagaaaatgatGGTAGAGGACCAGCTGTAATCTCACCAGCTAAGAGGCAAGATATTAGTGAAATTCACAAGGGAGTGCGGCACCATGGTACCTCCAGTCCACTTGATGTTGAGGGATATCAGCCAGATATTGATATGTTGATATCTCCAGATAGAGATGCTGGTGATATTGAGTATACGTCTCTGGAACCTCACTCTTCTGCTGGTGGTGATGGCTATAGGCATGTGGAGCCTCTCCCTTCCTCACTGATGGAATTTGGAGAAGCCTATGATGCACCCCAAAGTTGGCCAAATGTTAGTGACCCCCTTCCTGATTACAGGTTGAAGGATTTACAGGAACACAATAGCAGACTTCTGGGAGACAGCGCAGGCAACCTTAGATATAGACCCTATCCCAGGGAGGATGATAGTTACCTGAGGGAATTAGAGACAAGGAAACAGGTTCACCCTCACGGGCTTCAGCCTCCCGAATCTATGAGTAGTTATCTCTCTGGTCATGATCCTGCTTATAACCAAATAGGATCTACCTATTCAGTACTTGGTTCAGGATCTGAATTGTCTTACATGACGAGTACACCAGCTATGCAACGATATGCACCTCGTCTCGATGACTTAAACCATGTTAGGACAAATTCTTTGGGACCTGAGCGTCCTATAGTTGGTGGAAGTGACGCCTTTGAACGTAGTATACCCCAACCCGGATATGGAAATGTGCAGCCAGGTTTTGCAGCTGGTCCTCCCCAGTTGTATCCACGCCATAATTCTTCAAACTGGTCCAGGGATTAA